The DNA segment CTTTCGGAGGACTCGAAAACCCGCCTGGAAACCAATCCCATGCGCATCCTGGACTCCAAGAGCGAGCGCGACCAGCAGATCATCGCGGAGCTACAACCCCGGCCCATGCTGGAGTTCCTGGGCCCAGAAGCCCGGGCCTTTCACGAGAAGGTCTGTCACTACCTCGACCGGATGGGCGTGTCCTTTTCGGTTGACCCCAGCATTGTGCGGGGTCTGGACTATTACGTGCGTACCGCCTGGGAGGTTCACCACGCCCAGATTGGGGCCAAGTCGGCCCTGGGCGGCGGTGGACGCTACGATGGGCTTTCGGAGATGCTGGGCGGCCCCCCGGTGCCTGGGGTGGGCTTTGGTATCGGCATTGAACGCTTGGCTATCGCCCTCGAGCAAGAAGGTGTTCGCATCCCTGCCGACCCTGGCCCCATGCTTTATCTGGCGCCGCTGGACGAAGCCGCTAAAATCGAGGCCCTGGCCCTGGCCGAGCAGCTTCGGCCTAAAATCTCGGTGGAGATCGGCTACACTCCCAAAAGCCCGCGCAAGGCCCTCGAGGACGCCTTGAAAAAAGGGGCCCGCTACGTAGGTTTTTTGGGCGAGTCGGAGCGGGCCAAAGGAGTCATTACCCTCAAGCATTTGGAAAGCGGCGAGCAGAAGGAGCTCGAGCCCCTACAGCTACACAGCCTGTTCGAAGGCCCGGAGGTACAGTAATCTCATCGTGTCCTGTTTTGAGATTTGGATTGCACCTCTAGGGTTTGGCTACCTTGGTCGCGGCAGTGCTTATGTGTAATATTTCACGATGCTAAATGCTCGTGATAACGTTATTCAATAAGTCTAGATTTTGAGAACTTTTCACAAAAAGGTATGCTAAAGCCTATGCGTCGAACGCTTTACTGTGGTCATTTACGCAAAGAACATGCCGGTCAAACCGTGGTGCTGGAGGGCTGGGTTAACCGCCGGCGCGACCTGGGCGGGCTCATCTTTATCGATCTGCGCGACCGCGAGGGCCTGGCCCAGGTCGTCGTTAGCCCCGAGGCTTCCTGCTTTGCTGAGGCCGACCGGCTGCGTTCGGAATGGGTGGTACGGGTAGAGGGTAAGGTTCAACTTCGCCCTGCTGACCAGGTCAACCCCAGGCTTGCCACCGGGGCAGTGGAAGTGATTGCCGAGCGCCTGGAAGTGCTCGCAGAAGCCAAGACCCCTCCCTTCCCCATCGACGCGGGTTGGCGCGGCGAGGAAGACCAGCAAGTGAGCGAAGAGGTACGACTCAAAAACCGCGTGGTGGACTTACGTCGCAAACGGCTACACCAGAATTTGCGCCTGCGCCACCAAGTGATCACAGCGATTTATAGCTTTTTGGATGGTGAGGGCTTTATCAGCGTTGAAACCCCTTACCTGACACGCTCTACCCCAGAGGGTGCTCGCGATTTTCTGGTGCCCTCGAGGCTCGAGCCCGGCCACTTTTATGCCCTGCCCCAGTCGCCTCAACTGTTCAAGCAGATGCTGATGGTCGCCGGCTACGACCGCTACTTCCAGATTGCCCGCTGTTTCCGCGACGAAGACCTGCGGGCCGACCGCCAGCCTGATTTTACCCAGCTCGATATAGAGATGTCCTTCGTCACCCAGGACGACATCATCGCGCTTAACGAGCGGCTGGCCGCCCACATCCTACGTGAGACCAAAGGCCTCGAGCTGACCCTCCCCTTCCCCCGCCTGAGCTATGCCGAGGCCATGAACCGCTACGGCTCCGACAAGCCCGATCTGCGCTTTGGCCTCGAGCTGCAAGAGGTTACCGAGGTGTTCAAAGGCGGCGAGTTCAGGGCCTTTGCGGCGGCCGAGACGGTCAAGGCCCTGGTGGTGCCCAGCCTGTTGTCGCGCCGGGAAATTGAGGAGCTCGAGGCCATTGCCAAAAGCAAAGGCGCAGCAGGGCTGGCCTGGGCCAGGTACGAGCAGGCCGCGCTTTCGGGCGGGATCGCTAGGTTCATACCTCCCAACCTGCCGCAGATGTTACAGCTAAGCGAGGGCCAGACCCTGCTGTTTGTGGCCGGCCCCTGGCGTAAAACGGTAGAGTGCCTGGGGGCGGTGCGGCTCGAGCTCGGCAAACGGCTTGGCCTGATCGAACCCGGTTACAGGTTTTTGTGGGTGGTGGACTTCCCCCTGCTGGAGTGGGACGAGGAGGCGAGCCGCTGGACCTATATGCACCACCCTTTTACCAGCCCCAATCTCGATGATCTGCACCTGCTGGACACCGACCCCGGAAAGGTGCGGGCCTACGCCTACGACTTTGTGCTCAACGGCAGCGAGATTGGCGGCGGCTCTATACGCATACATCGGCGCGAGCTGCAAGAACGTATGTTCGCCCTGCTGGGCATCAGTGCAGAAGAAGCCCAACAGAAGTTTGGCTTTCTGCTCGAGGCCCTGTCTTACGGCGCGCCACCCCACGGCGGCATCGCCTGGGGGCTTGACCGCTTTGTGGCCCACCTGGCCGGCGAGGAATCCATCCGCGAGGTCATTGCTTTCCCCAAGAACAAGGAAGGCAAGGAAACCCTCACCGGCGCTCCGGCCCCGGTGGATGAGGTCCAGCTGGCTGCGGTGGGACTGGCCATAAGGAGCAAGGTATGAGTGTCTGGTCGGCCCCAGTCCCCAACCCCGGTACACCCCTGCCGGCCAGAGGGGGGCTTTATGTCTAAGGCCAGCCATCGTGTTCCGTATCTTTTGGTGGATGCCTTTACCGAGGTGCCCGGTGGAGGCAACCGGGTGGCCCTGGTTCTGGACGCCCGCGGCCTGAGCACCGAGGAGATGCAGCTCGTAGCCGCCCGGCTGGGGCAGCCCCAGGCAGCCTTCGTTACCGACTGGGAGGGCACAGGCTTTGAGGTGCGCTTCTTTGCGGCCAACGGCGAGGTGGAGTTTAGCGGCCATGCTGCGGTGGGCCTGGCGCTTTCGCTGCTGCAAGAAGGCCTGCTTCCAGAAGGCGTCAACAGGCTCTATTTGCGCACCATTGGGGAGTCGCTCACGGTAGAGCTTTCGGAAGGGCGCGCCCTGGTACAAAGCCCGAGCCCCCGCTTCCGCGACCCACCGTCCTGGAAGGTGCTGCAGGAATTTATCGAGGTCATGGGGGCCAACGAGCGCTACCTGCACCGGGGTTTACCCTACGGCATTACGTTTACCGGCTTGTGGACGCTTTTCATGCCGGTGGTGGCGCCCGGATTGGTGGATGCCCTCGAGCCCGACATGGATAGGCTTGCTGCGCTGTCGAATGAGCTCGAGGTCGCCACCGTCCACGTATATGCCCCCTATGGCCCCCGCCGCTTCTACGCGCGCACCTTCGCCCCCGCCCTGGGCATCCCCGAAGACCCCGTCACCGGCTCTCCCAATGCTGCCCTGGGCGCACTGCTGGCCCGGGCTGGGGTGGTGCCACGCTGGGAAGGCGAGGTTAACCTAACCGTTACCCAGGGGCATCGCATGGGTGGCCCCGGCCAGGTGGAGGTACGGGTGGAGTACGGCCCGGCCGGAAATATTCTGGGGGTGTATATCGGAGGTACGGCGGTGCTGGCCGAAAATGGGGTGGTGGAGCTGGGCGGAAACCTCAACTGAAGACCGCCCGCCTGCGGGCCTCGGTACCCCACGCCCGCATTGGCCCTGGAGCGTTGGCTCCTACCAGCTCAGCCAAGTGATGCAGAGCCTGAGCCAAAGTGAGCGTGCTTGAAAGACCTCATATGAATCGACCCATCCAGCTTGTGCTGATTGACGTTGATGGTACGCTGTTTGGCCCCAATGGCGTACCCCCGTGCGCCTGGGATGCCGTCGCACGTGCCAGGGCAGCGGGGCTGCATCTGAGCATTTGCACCGGGCGGCCTGGGCGCGGTTTTGCCCTCGAGTACGCCAGGCGACTGGATCCCCAGGGTCTGCATATTTTTGAGTCTGGGGCCGTGATTGTTTCTGGTACAGGCCAGGTGGTACGGGCATCAGACCTACCCCGTCAGGTCTACCAGCGCCTGATCGAGTTGGGCAGGGTGTATGGCGTGCCATTTGAGGTCTACACCGCTGAAGGTGGCTTTTATCGTGAAAGCCACCACCCCGACCTGCTTACGCACGAGCGCATGCTGGGCTTTTCAGCGCAGGAAGATAGTTTAGACAGACTTAATCAGAAGATAGTGCGGATACAGTTTGTCTGGCGCCCCTCACCCACCTGGCAGAAGGTACGCGCACAAATTGCCCAGATGCCAGATGTTGAATTGCATGAAGCCACCAGCCCCGGTATGCCAGGGGTTGGTTTTAGCTCAGTTACGGCGGCAGGGGTTTCCAAGCGGGCAGCCGCAGCCTGGGTTGCAGCGGAACTTGGACTGAACCTGCGTCACTGTGCAATGGTGGGCGATGGCGAAAACGACCTCGAGCTGATTCGCGCGGCCGGCCTGGGCATTGCCATGGGCAACGCTCCAGAAGTAGTTAAGCAGGCTGCCAATCTGGTAGTGGGCACGGTCGATGAGTGCGGCCTTGAACAGGCTCTAGAAGCTGTTGTTGCACAATCACATCGTGCTTTATTTCACGATAAAACTTGCTCGTGAAAATGCTATCTACAGAAGGGATTTCATGATTAAGTTAATCGCCCTCGACCTAGACGGAACTTTCTATGCTGGTCGCAATTTCGGGGTTCCGGATTCGGCCTGGGAAGCAGTTGCAAAAGC comes from the Meiothermus cerbereus DSM 11376 genome and includes:
- the hisS gene encoding histidine--tRNA ligase — protein: MLKAVPGTNDVFAQAKEYPFREPVFRYIVQSAEEVLRGAGAQMIHTPIIEYLEVFQKGVGPTSDIVVKKEMFVLEDRGGRLLALRPEPTASIVRAYNEHGMKVWPQPVRLFTWGPIFRGERQQKGRYKQFHQVDYEALGLADPLLDAEAIALMVRIYKTLGLRGLEVKLGSVGDPADRLRYNQYLRGLFEPYAQTLSEDSKTRLETNPMRILDSKSERDQQIIAELQPRPMLEFLGPEARAFHEKVCHYLDRMGVSFSVDPSIVRGLDYYVRTAWEVHHAQIGAKSALGGGGRYDGLSEMLGGPPVPGVGFGIGIERLAIALEQEGVRIPADPGPMLYLAPLDEAAKIEALALAEQLRPKISVEIGYTPKSPRKALEDALKKGARYVGFLGESERAKGVITLKHLESGEQKELEPLQLHSLFEGPEVQ
- the aspS gene encoding aspartate--tRNA ligase produces the protein MRRTLYCGHLRKEHAGQTVVLEGWVNRRRDLGGLIFIDLRDREGLAQVVVSPEASCFAEADRLRSEWVVRVEGKVQLRPADQVNPRLATGAVEVIAERLEVLAEAKTPPFPIDAGWRGEEDQQVSEEVRLKNRVVDLRRKRLHQNLRLRHQVITAIYSFLDGEGFISVETPYLTRSTPEGARDFLVPSRLEPGHFYALPQSPQLFKQMLMVAGYDRYFQIARCFRDEDLRADRQPDFTQLDIEMSFVTQDDIIALNERLAAHILRETKGLELTLPFPRLSYAEAMNRYGSDKPDLRFGLELQEVTEVFKGGEFRAFAAAETVKALVVPSLLSRREIEELEAIAKSKGAAGLAWARYEQAALSGGIARFIPPNLPQMLQLSEGQTLLFVAGPWRKTVECLGAVRLELGKRLGLIEPGYRFLWVVDFPLLEWDEEASRWTYMHHPFTSPNLDDLHLLDTDPGKVRAYAYDFVLNGSEIGGGSIRIHRRELQERMFALLGISAEEAQQKFGFLLEALSYGAPPHGGIAWGLDRFVAHLAGEESIREVIAFPKNKEGKETLTGAPAPVDEVQLAAVGLAIRSKV
- a CDS encoding PhzF family phenazine biosynthesis protein translates to MSKASHRVPYLLVDAFTEVPGGGNRVALVLDARGLSTEEMQLVAARLGQPQAAFVTDWEGTGFEVRFFAANGEVEFSGHAAVGLALSLLQEGLLPEGVNRLYLRTIGESLTVELSEGRALVQSPSPRFRDPPSWKVLQEFIEVMGANERYLHRGLPYGITFTGLWTLFMPVVAPGLVDALEPDMDRLAALSNELEVATVHVYAPYGPRRFYARTFAPALGIPEDPVTGSPNAALGALLARAGVVPRWEGEVNLTVTQGHRMGGPGQVEVRVEYGPAGNILGVYIGGTAVLAENGVVELGGNLN
- a CDS encoding HAD family hydrolase, with amino-acid sequence MNRPIQLVLIDVDGTLFGPNGVPPCAWDAVARARAAGLHLSICTGRPGRGFALEYARRLDPQGLHIFESGAVIVSGTGQVVRASDLPRQVYQRLIELGRVYGVPFEVYTAEGGFYRESHHPDLLTHERMLGFSAQEDSLDRLNQKIVRIQFVWRPSPTWQKVRAQIAQMPDVELHEATSPGMPGVGFSSVTAAGVSKRAAAAWVAAELGLNLRHCAMVGDGENDLELIRAAGLGIAMGNAPEVVKQAANLVVGTVDECGLEQALEAVVAQSHRALFHDKTCS